A single region of the Mycobacterium avium subsp. avium genome encodes:
- a CDS encoding SRPBCC family protein: MPGRKFSFEVTRTSSAPAATLFRLVADGANWSRWAKPIVLHSSWAGQGDPAPGGVGAIRKVGLWPVLVQEETTEYEPDRRHAYKLVGPPSPAKDYTGEVVFTPNPAGGTDIRWTGSFTEGVRGTGPLMRAAMGGAVKFFAGRLVKAAEREAGQAR, translated from the coding sequence ATGCCGGGCCGGAAGTTCTCCTTCGAAGTCACCCGCACCAGCAGCGCGCCCGCCGCGACCCTGTTCCGGCTCGTGGCGGACGGCGCGAATTGGTCACGGTGGGCAAAGCCGATCGTGCTGCATTCGAGCTGGGCCGGCCAGGGCGATCCCGCGCCGGGCGGGGTGGGGGCGATCCGCAAGGTCGGCCTGTGGCCGGTGCTGGTTCAGGAGGAGACCACGGAGTACGAGCCCGATCGCCGTCACGCCTACAAGCTGGTGGGGCCGCCCAGCCCGGCCAAGGACTACACCGGCGAGGTGGTCTTCACGCCGAATCCGGCCGGCGGCACCGACATCCGCTGGACCGGCTCGTTCACCGAGGGCGTGCGCGGGACGGGCCCGCTGATGCGGGCGGCCATGGGCGGCGCGGTGAAGTTTTTCGCGGGCCGGCTGGTGAAGGCCGCCGAGCGGGAAGCCGGCCAGGCGCGCTGA
- a CDS encoding LLM class flavin-dependent oxidoreductase, whose protein sequence is MGKLRFGYFIAPFHRAGTNPTLALQRDLEFIEHLDALGFDEVWLGEHHSAGSEIISSPEIFIAAAAERAKRIRFGTGVISLSYHNPLWVADRLMLLDHLTHGRIVGGVGPGSLPSDSSMIGLTPTDTRELLETNLDIVVRLLAGETVSAKTATHQLFDAKLQLAPYSDGGIPLAVAAVASPTGARLAGKHGIGLLSIGATLTVEGFNALSYHWGIVEERAAAFGTQVDRTNWSLVGLFHLAETEKQAREEVKFGIEPWFRYFQKVAAFPQMTMPGDQLDEMIDVINENGAGVIGTPERAREQVQRCWDQSGGFGCMLQMGHEWANPAATKRSAELFAAEVMPHFQGQAQPTLDAAARAGQARDSLAQSQLDAVAHMTKKYQDEVESK, encoded by the coding sequence ATGGGCAAGCTCAGGTTTGGTTACTTCATCGCCCCGTTCCACCGTGCGGGCACCAATCCGACGCTGGCCCTGCAACGCGACCTGGAATTCATCGAGCATCTCGATGCCCTCGGTTTCGACGAGGTCTGGCTGGGCGAACACCACTCGGCGGGCAGCGAAATCATCAGCTCCCCGGAGATCTTCATCGCCGCCGCGGCCGAGCGCGCGAAGCGCATCCGGTTCGGCACCGGCGTCATCTCGCTGTCGTATCACAACCCGCTGTGGGTGGCGGACCGGCTGATGCTGCTGGACCACCTCACGCACGGCCGCATCGTCGGCGGGGTGGGTCCGGGCTCGCTGCCCAGCGACTCGTCCATGATCGGGCTGACTCCCACCGACACCCGCGAGCTGCTGGAGACCAATCTCGACATCGTGGTCCGGCTGTTGGCGGGGGAGACGGTCAGCGCCAAGACGGCCACCCACCAATTGTTCGACGCCAAGTTGCAGCTGGCCCCGTACTCCGACGGTGGCATCCCGCTGGCGGTGGCCGCCGTCGCGTCGCCGACCGGCGCCCGGCTGGCGGGCAAGCACGGCATCGGGCTGCTGTCCATCGGGGCGACGCTGACCGTCGAGGGTTTCAATGCGCTGTCCTACCACTGGGGCATCGTCGAGGAGCGGGCGGCGGCCTTCGGCACCCAGGTCGACCGCACGAATTGGAGCCTGGTCGGTTTGTTTCATCTGGCCGAAACCGAGAAGCAGGCCCGCGAAGAGGTCAAGTTCGGCATCGAGCCGTGGTTCCGGTACTTCCAGAAGGTGGCCGCCTTCCCGCAGATGACGATGCCGGGCGATCAGCTCGACGAGATGATCGACGTCATCAACGAGAACGGGGCGGGCGTGATCGGCACGCCCGAGCGGGCGCGCGAACAGGTGCAGCGGTGCTGGGATCAATCCGGCGGGTTCGGCTGCATGCTGCAGATGGGTCACGAGTGGGCCAACCCGGCCGCGACCAAGCGCTCCGCCGAACTGTTCGCCGCCGAAGTGATGCCGCATTTCCAGGGCCAGGCGCAGCCGACGCTGGACGCGGCCGCGCGCGCCGGCCAGGCCCGCGACAGCCTCGCGCAGTCGCAGTTGGACGCCGTCGCGCACATGACGAAGAAGTATCAAGACGAGGTCGAGTCCAAGTAG
- a CDS encoding SRPBCC family protein, translated as MAITDSREVVIEATPEEILDVLFDLESLTEWSPAHQKVEVLERDEENHPIRSRQVVKLVGISDEQELAYTIYDDGVGWTLVSSKQQRAQQGRYTLTPEGDATRVHFELTVDLVMPVPGFLIKKGSKSLMDTATEGLRKRVAEVKKRAAS; from the coding sequence ATGGCTATCACCGATTCCCGCGAAGTCGTCATCGAAGCGACACCGGAGGAGATCCTGGACGTGCTGTTCGACCTCGAGTCGCTGACCGAGTGGTCGCCGGCACACCAGAAGGTCGAGGTGCTCGAGCGCGACGAGGAGAACCACCCCATCAGGTCCAGGCAGGTGGTCAAGCTCGTCGGCATCAGCGACGAACAGGAACTCGCGTACACCATTTACGACGACGGTGTGGGCTGGACGCTGGTCAGCTCCAAACAGCAACGCGCTCAACAGGGTCGCTACACCCTGACGCCCGAAGGCGACGCCACGCGCGTGCACTTCGAGCTCACCGTCGACCTGGTGATGCCGGTGCCGGGATTCCTCATCAAGAAGGGGTCCAAGAGCCTGATGGACACCGCCACCGAAGGCCTGCGCAAGCGGGTGGCGGAGGTCAAGAAGCGCGCGGCCTCATAA
- a CDS encoding YbhB/YbcL family Raf kinase inhibitor-like protein: MEATLVDTSRRIGTIICALALPAGAVGCGGHGHGPTTTPSTPRVTTLGRTAPNAPAGGPLTITSPAFTDGAPIPPRYTCKGEGIAPPLAWSAPTGAALVVDDPDAPAGPYVHWVVTGIAPGSGSTSAGQTPPGTTTLPNTAGQAGYQGPCPPAGTGTHHYRFTLYQLPNDYQLPGGLAGAQAAQAIAGAATAQAQLTGVFGG; the protein is encoded by the coding sequence ATGGAAGCGACGCTGGTGGACACCTCTCGCCGGATCGGCACGATCATCTGCGCGCTGGCGCTGCCGGCGGGCGCGGTCGGTTGCGGCGGCCACGGTCATGGCCCGACGACGACTCCGTCGACACCCAGGGTGACCACCCTGGGCCGCACGGCGCCGAACGCCCCGGCCGGCGGGCCGTTGACAATCACCAGCCCGGCATTCACCGACGGCGCCCCGATCCCGCCGCGGTACACCTGCAAGGGCGAGGGCATCGCACCGCCGCTGGCGTGGTCGGCGCCGACGGGTGCGGCCCTGGTCGTCGACGACCCCGACGCCCCGGCGGGGCCGTACGTGCACTGGGTGGTGACCGGCATCGCCCCGGGCTCCGGCAGCACGTCCGCGGGCCAAACGCCGCCCGGCACAACGACTTTGCCGAACACCGCCGGACAGGCCGGCTACCAGGGGCCGTGTCCGCCCGCCGGAACGGGCACCCACCACTACCGGTTCACCCTCTATCAGCTGCCCAACGACTATCAGCTGCCCGGTGGGCTGGCCGGTGCGCAGGCCGCGCAGGCCATTGCCGGCGCCGCGACCGCGCAGGCGCAGCTCACCGGGGTGTTCGGCGGCTGA
- the aceA gene encoding isocitrate lyase ICL2: MAIIDKETQVRPSFDDEVAATQRYFDDPRFARITRLYTARQVAEQRGTIRTDYTVARDAAAAFYERLRELFAQKKSITTFGPYSPGQAVTMKRMGIEGIYLGGWATSAKGSTTEDPGPDLASYPLSQVPDDAAVLVRALLTADRNQQYLRLQMSEQQRAATKEYDYRPFIIADADTGHGGDPHVRNLIRRFVEVGVPGYHIEDQRPGTKKCGHQGGKVLVPSDEQIKRLNAARFQLDIMRVPGIIVARTDAEAANLLDSRADERDQPFLLGATNLDIPSYKACFLAMVRRFYELGVKDLNGHLLYALPEAEYAEATAWLERQGIQGVISDAVNTWRENGQQSIDDLFDQVESRFVAAWEDDAGLMTYGEAVAEVLEFAASEGEPADMSADEWRAFAARASLYSAKAKAKELGFDPGWDCELAKTPEGYYQIRGGIPYAIAKSLAAAPFADILWMETKTADLADAKQFADAIHAEFPDQMLAYNLSPSFNWDTTGMTDEQMKQFPEELGKMGFVFNFITYGGHQIDGVAAEEFATSLQQDGMLALARLQRKMRLVESPYRTPQTLVGGPRSDAALAASSGRTATTKAMGEGSTQHQHLVQTEVPKKLLEEWLAMWSENYHLGEKLRVQLRPRRAGSDVLELGIYGDGDEQLANVVVDPIKDRHGRSILQVRDQNTFAEKLRQKRLMTLIHLWLVHRFKADAVIYVTPTEDNLYQTSKMKSHGIFSEVYQEVGEIIVAEVNRPRIAELLQPDRVALRKLITKEG; encoded by the coding sequence ATGGCGATCATCGACAAAGAGACGCAAGTCCGGCCATCGTTCGACGACGAGGTAGCCGCCACGCAGCGCTACTTCGACGACCCCCGCTTCGCCCGCATCACGCGCCTCTACACCGCTCGGCAGGTGGCCGAGCAGCGCGGCACCATCCGCACCGACTACACCGTGGCACGCGACGCGGCGGCCGCGTTCTACGAGCGGCTGCGCGAGCTGTTCGCCCAGAAGAAGAGCATCACCACCTTCGGCCCGTACTCGCCCGGCCAGGCGGTCACCATGAAGCGGATGGGCATCGAGGGCATCTACCTCGGCGGGTGGGCCACCTCGGCCAAGGGCTCCACCACCGAGGACCCGGGGCCCGACCTCGCCAGCTACCCGCTGAGCCAGGTGCCCGACGACGCCGCGGTGTTGGTGCGCGCGCTGCTCACCGCCGACCGCAACCAGCAGTACCTGCGGCTGCAGATGAGCGAACAGCAGCGCGCCGCCACCAAGGAGTACGACTACCGGCCGTTCATCATCGCCGACGCCGACACCGGCCACGGGGGAGACCCGCACGTGCGGAACCTGATCCGCCGTTTCGTCGAGGTCGGGGTGCCCGGCTACCACATCGAGGACCAGCGGCCCGGCACCAAGAAGTGCGGCCACCAGGGCGGCAAGGTCTTGGTGCCCTCCGACGAGCAGATCAAGCGGCTCAACGCCGCGCGCTTCCAGCTCGACATCATGCGGGTGCCCGGGATCATCGTCGCCCGCACCGACGCCGAGGCCGCCAACCTGCTGGACAGCCGCGCCGACGAGCGCGACCAGCCGTTCCTGCTGGGTGCCACCAACCTCGACATCCCGTCGTACAAGGCGTGCTTCCTGGCGATGGTGCGCCGCTTCTACGAGCTGGGTGTCAAGGACCTCAACGGCCACCTGCTCTACGCGCTGCCGGAGGCGGAGTACGCCGAGGCCACCGCCTGGCTCGAGCGCCAGGGCATCCAGGGCGTGATCTCCGACGCCGTCAACACCTGGCGCGAGAACGGGCAACAGTCCATCGACGACCTGTTCGACCAGGTGGAGTCGCGGTTCGTGGCGGCCTGGGAGGACGACGCCGGGCTGATGACCTACGGCGAGGCCGTCGCCGAGGTGCTGGAGTTCGCCGCGAGCGAGGGCGAGCCGGCCGACATGAGCGCCGACGAGTGGCGGGCCTTCGCGGCGCGCGCCTCGCTCTACTCCGCCAAGGCCAAGGCGAAGGAGCTGGGCTTCGACCCGGGCTGGGACTGCGAGCTGGCCAAGACCCCCGAGGGCTACTACCAGATCCGGGGCGGCATCCCGTACGCCATCGCCAAGTCGCTGGCCGCCGCGCCGTTCGCCGACATCCTGTGGATGGAGACCAAGACCGCCGACCTGGCCGACGCCAAGCAGTTCGCCGACGCCATCCACGCCGAGTTCCCCGACCAGATGCTGGCCTACAACCTGTCGCCGTCCTTCAACTGGGACACCACCGGCATGACCGACGAGCAGATGAAGCAGTTCCCCGAGGAACTCGGCAAGATGGGCTTCGTCTTCAACTTCATCACCTACGGCGGACACCAGATCGACGGCGTGGCCGCCGAGGAGTTCGCCACCTCGCTGCAACAGGACGGCATGCTGGCGCTGGCCCGCTTGCAGCGCAAGATGCGTCTGGTCGAATCCCCTTACCGCACACCGCAAACGCTCGTCGGTGGGCCCCGCAGCGATGCCGCACTGGCCGCCTCGTCGGGCCGCACCGCGACCACCAAGGCGATGGGCGAGGGCTCGACCCAGCATCAGCATCTGGTGCAGACCGAGGTGCCCAAGAAGCTGCTCGAGGAGTGGCTGGCGATGTGGAGCGAGAACTACCACCTCGGCGAGAAGCTCCGCGTGCAGTTGCGGCCCCGCCGGGCGGGTTCGGACGTGCTGGAACTCGGCATCTACGGCGACGGCGACGAGCAACTGGCCAATGTCGTCGTCGACCCGATCAAGGACCGGCACGGCCGCAGCATCCTTCAGGTGCGCGACCAGAACACCTTCGCCGAAAAGCTCCGGCAGAAGCGGCTGATGACGTTGATCCACCTGTGGCTGGTGCACCGCTTCAAGGCCGACGCGGTGATCTACGTGACTCCGACCGAGGACAACCTGTACCAGACCTCGAAGATGAAGTCGCACGGCATCTTCAGCGAGGTGTACCAGGAGGTCGGCGAGATCATCGTCGCCGAGGTGAACCGGCCCCGTATCGCCGAACTGCTGCAGCCCGACCGGGTAGCGCTGCGCAAGCTGATCACCAAAGAGGGTTAG
- a CDS encoding metalloregulator ArsR/SmtB family transcription factor, giving the protein MVVVTGVDRVFLALANPVRRELLQLLARHPLSAGELSERFELSRPAVAEHLKVLREADLVADERRGRQRIYHLTAEPLAELGEWLHPFEKFWRTRLRRLAEVAEELE; this is encoded by the coding sequence TTGGTGGTCGTGACCGGCGTCGATCGCGTCTTTCTCGCCCTGGCCAACCCGGTGCGCCGCGAACTGCTGCAGCTCCTCGCCCGCCATCCGCTCTCGGCTGGGGAACTCAGCGAACGGTTCGAGCTCAGCCGGCCCGCGGTCGCCGAGCACCTCAAGGTGTTGCGCGAGGCCGACCTGGTGGCCGACGAGCGGCGCGGCCGCCAGCGCATCTACCACCTGACCGCGGAGCCGCTGGCCGAGCTCGGCGAGTGGCTGCATCCATTCGAGAAGTTCTGGCGCACACGACTGCGCCGGCTCGCCGAGGTAGCAGAGGAGCTGGAATGA
- a CDS encoding fatty acyl-AMP ligase, with amino-acid sequence MDDALRRDDGVPGLLRIEDCLDADGGVALPPGVNLISLIDRNIANVGDTVAYRYLDYSGSDDGTAHEVTWSQFGVRLEAIGARIQQVASRGERVAVLAPQGIDYVAGFYAAVKAGTIAVPLFAPELSGHTERLDTALRDSQPSVLLTTTVARDAVEQFLAVHPHLHRPRVIAIDEIPDSAAESFAPTELGMDDVSHLQYTSGSTRPPVGVEITHRAVGTNLVQMILSIDLLDRNTHGVSWLPLYHDMGLSMIGFPAVYGGHSTLMSPAAFVRRPQRWIKALSDGSRHGNVVTAAPNFAYEWAAQRGLPGGEDIDLRNVVMIIGSEPVSMDAIRTFNKAFAPYGLPRTAFKPSYGIAEATLFVATIAPRAEATAVYLDRRQLGAGHAVRVPANAPDAVAAVSCGQVARSEWAVIVADGAELPDGQVGEIWLQGNNIGRGYWGMPEETRRVFGATLRSRLPDGSHAAGADPDGSWLRTGDLGVYLDGELYVTGRIADLVRIDGRNHYPQDIEATVAEASPMVRRGYVTAFSVPAVDDPEAGRLVVVAERAAGTSRQDPRPAIEAIRAAVAQRHELAVADVRLLPAGAIPRTTSGKLARRACRAQYLDGSLGAR; translated from the coding sequence ATGGATGACGCCCTTCGGCGCGACGATGGTGTGCCCGGCCTGCTGCGGATCGAGGACTGCCTGGACGCCGACGGCGGGGTCGCACTGCCGCCCGGCGTCAACCTGATTTCGCTCATCGACCGCAACATCGCCAACGTGGGGGACACCGTCGCGTATCGCTACCTCGACTACAGCGGTTCGGACGACGGCACCGCGCACGAGGTGACCTGGAGCCAGTTCGGTGTCCGGCTGGAAGCCATCGGCGCGCGCATCCAGCAGGTGGCCAGTCGCGGTGAGCGCGTTGCGGTGCTGGCGCCGCAGGGCATCGACTACGTCGCCGGGTTCTACGCGGCGGTCAAGGCGGGCACCATCGCGGTCCCGTTGTTCGCCCCGGAACTGTCCGGGCATACCGAGCGGCTGGACACGGCGCTGCGCGATTCGCAGCCCAGCGTCCTGCTCACCACCACCGTCGCGCGGGATGCGGTCGAGCAGTTCCTGGCCGTCCACCCGCACCTGCACCGGCCGCGGGTGATCGCCATCGACGAGATACCCGACTCGGCCGCCGAGTCGTTCGCGCCGACCGAACTCGGCATGGACGACGTCTCGCATCTGCAGTACACGTCGGGCTCCACCCGGCCACCGGTCGGCGTGGAGATCACCCACCGCGCGGTCGGCACCAACCTGGTGCAGATGATCCTGTCCATCGACCTGCTGGACCGAAACACCCACGGCGTCAGCTGGTTACCGCTCTACCACGACATGGGGTTGTCGATGATCGGCTTCCCCGCGGTGTACGGCGGCCACTCCACGCTGATGTCACCCGCGGCGTTCGTCCGCCGGCCGCAGCGCTGGATCAAGGCCCTGTCCGACGGGTCGCGGCACGGCAACGTCGTCACCGCGGCGCCCAACTTCGCCTACGAGTGGGCCGCGCAGCGCGGGCTGCCCGGCGGCGAGGACATCGACCTGCGCAACGTGGTGATGATCATCGGCTCCGAACCGGTCAGCATGGATGCGATCCGGACGTTCAACAAGGCGTTCGCTCCGTACGGGTTGCCGCGGACGGCGTTCAAGCCGTCCTACGGCATCGCGGAGGCGACGCTGTTCGTGGCGACCATCGCGCCGCGGGCCGAGGCGACGGCGGTGTATTTGGACCGCCGGCAGTTGGGCGCCGGGCATGCGGTGCGGGTGCCGGCCAACGCCCCCGATGCCGTCGCCGCGGTGTCCTGTGGCCAGGTGGCGCGGAGTGAATGGGCGGTGATCGTCGCCGACGGGGCCGAGTTGCCGGACGGCCAGGTGGGCGAAATCTGGTTGCAGGGCAACAACATTGGCCGCGGCTACTGGGGTATGCCGGAGGAGACCCGGCGGGTGTTCGGCGCCACGCTGCGGTCGCGGCTGCCGGACGGCAGCCACGCCGCGGGGGCCGATCCCGACGGCAGCTGGCTGCGCACCGGCGATTTGGGTGTGTATCTCGACGGCGAGCTGTACGTGACGGGCCGGATCGCGGACCTGGTGCGCATCGATGGCCGCAACCACTATCCGCAGGACATCGAGGCCACCGTCGCCGAGGCGTCGCCGATGGTTCGGCGTGGTTATGTGACGGCGTTCTCGGTGCCGGCCGTGGACGATCCCGAAGCGGGCCGGCTGGTCGTGGTCGCCGAGCGCGCCGCGGGCACCAGCCGTCAGGATCCGCGGCCGGCGATCGAGGCCATCCGCGCCGCCGTCGCGCAGCGACACGAGCTGGCCGTCGCCGACGTGCGGTTGCTGCCCGCCGGCGCCATCCCGCGGACCACCAGCGGCAAGCTGGCCCGGCGGGCCTGCCGCGCCCAATACCTCGACGGCAGCCTAGGCGCCCGCTAA
- a CDS encoding SRPBCC family protein — protein sequence MTDTSRFATIRVDQFVAAPPAKVWRMLTEPELMKLWWAEGQVAAVVGHRFTLDMPGYGKQPCQVLEVDPPRRFVYTFTAAWTLTWRLEAEGEGTRVFLEHSGFDLDDARMARAFEQMGPGWRDTVLPRLARVAVD from the coding sequence ATGACGGACACGTCCAGGTTCGCGACGATCCGGGTGGACCAATTCGTGGCGGCGCCACCGGCGAAGGTGTGGCGGATGCTGACCGAACCCGAGCTGATGAAACTGTGGTGGGCCGAGGGGCAGGTCGCCGCGGTGGTGGGACATCGATTCACGCTCGACATGCCTGGCTACGGCAAGCAGCCGTGCCAGGTGCTCGAGGTTGACCCGCCGCGCCGCTTCGTCTACACCTTCACCGCGGCCTGGACATTGACCTGGCGGCTGGAAGCCGAAGGCGAGGGAACCCGAGTCTTCTTGGAACACAGCGGATTTGACCTTGACGACGCCCGCATGGCCCGGGCCTTCGAACAGATGGGCCCGGGCTGGCGCGACACCGTGCTCCCCCGTCTCGCCCGGGTCGCCGTCGACTAG
- a CDS encoding MBL fold metallo-hydrolase codes for MHFAWERLTGSVHRCRLPFCDVTVGLICGRSGTLLVDTGTTLTEAAAIDADVHRLARRPVSHIALTHKHFDHVLGSSLFTGAEVYCAPEVVEYLGAATDQIRDDALRHGADAVEVDAAIAALRPVQHGIRDARIDLGDRTVTITHLGAGHTASDLALIVPAARDGEPTVVFTGDLVEESGDPAIDADSDVTAWPATLDRLLALGGPGARYVPGHGRVVDAAFVRRQRDWLRARAATR; via the coding sequence GTGCATTTCGCGTGGGAACGGCTGACCGGCAGTGTGCATCGCTGCCGGCTCCCGTTCTGCGACGTCACCGTCGGGCTGATCTGCGGCCGCAGCGGAACCCTCCTCGTCGACACCGGAACCACGCTGACCGAAGCGGCCGCGATCGACGCCGACGTCCACCGGCTCGCCCGACGGCCGGTGAGCCATATTGCCTTGACGCACAAGCACTTCGACCACGTGCTAGGTTCGTCGTTGTTCACCGGCGCCGAGGTCTACTGCGCGCCGGAGGTGGTCGAGTATCTCGGGGCGGCGACGGATCAAATCCGCGACGACGCGCTGCGCCATGGCGCCGACGCCGTCGAGGTGGATGCCGCCATCGCGGCCCTGCGGCCCGTGCAGCACGGGATCCGCGACGCCCGGATCGACCTGGGGGACCGCACGGTGACGATCACCCACCTGGGCGCCGGCCATACCGCGTCGGACCTGGCGCTGATCGTGCCCGCGGCGCGCGACGGCGAACCCACGGTGGTGTTCACCGGTGATCTGGTCGAGGAATCCGGCGACCCCGCGATCGACGCCGACTCCGATGTGACGGCCTGGCCGGCCACCCTGGACCGGCTGCTGGCGCTCGGCGGGCCCGGGGCCCGTTACGTGCCCGGGCACGGCAGGGTCGTCGACGCCGCGTTCGTCCGTCGTCAGCGCGACTGGTTGCGCGCCCGCGCGGCCACCCGGTGA
- a CDS encoding IS110 family transposase: MKEATTMVVVGADVHKHTHTFVAVDEVGRKLGEKTVKALTSGHAEAVMWARERFGAQVVWAIEDCRHLSARLERDLLTAGQQVVRVPPKLMAQARASARTRGKSDPIDALAVARGFLREPDLPVASHDKVSRELKLLVDRREVLVAQRTAMINRLRWRVHELDPERAPGPASLDRGKHRHLLGAWLATVPGLVAELARDELADITRLTEAINALAKRIGSRVRTVAPALLAMPGCAELTAAKLVGETAGVTRFKSEAAFARHAGVAPVPVWSGNTAGRVRMTRSGNRQLNAALHRIAITQIRLEGLGQTYYRHRLAAGDSNPEALRCLKRRLARIIFGHLHTDHQHRTQPCQTAAA; encoded by the coding sequence GTGAAGGAGGCAACCACCATGGTTGTTGTTGGAGCCGATGTCCACAAGCACACCCATACCTTTGTTGCTGTCGACGAGGTGGGGCGCAAGCTTGGCGAGAAGACCGTCAAAGCGCTGACGAGTGGCCACGCCGAGGCGGTGATGTGGGCGCGGGAGCGCTTTGGAGCCCAGGTGGTGTGGGCGATTGAGGACTGCCGGCATCTGTCGGCGCGGTTGGAACGTGATCTGCTCACGGCCGGCCAGCAGGTGGTGCGGGTACCACCGAAGTTGATGGCCCAGGCCCGGGCCAGTGCGCGCACGCGGGGCAAGTCTGATCCGATCGATGCGCTAGCGGTTGCGCGGGGATTCCTTCGAGAACCCGACCTGCCGGTAGCTTCCCATGACAAAGTGTCTCGCGAACTTAAGCTGCTGGTGGATCGGCGGGAAGTGCTTGTGGCACAACGGACTGCGATGATCAATCGGCTGCGTTGGCGAGTTCACGAACTTGATCCCGAACGTGCCCCCGGTCCGGCCTCATTGGATCGTGGCAAACACCGTCACCTGTTGGGCGCCTGGTTGGCGACCGTTCCCGGTCTGGTCGCCGAGCTGGCCCGCGATGAGCTCGCCGACATCACCCGGCTAACTGAAGCGATCAACGCACTGGCCAAGCGGATCGGTTCGCGAGTGCGCACGGTTGCCCCTGCGTTGTTGGCGATGCCCGGGTGCGCCGAGCTGACCGCAGCCAAGCTCGTCGGGGAAACCGCCGGAGTGACCCGATTCAAAAGCGAGGCCGCCTTCGCCCGGCATGCCGGCGTAGCGCCTGTCCCAGTGTGGTCGGGCAACACCGCCGGCCGGGTCCGAATGACCCGCTCGGGCAACCGACAACTCAACGCCGCCCTGCACCGCATCGCGATCACCCAGATCCGCCTCGAGGGCCTCGGACAGACCTATTACCGTCACCGGCTAGCAGCCGGTGACTCCAATCCCGAAGCCCTGCGCTGCCTCAAACGCCGCCTGGCCCGCATCATCTTCGGCCACCTCCACACCGACCATCAACACCGAACTCAGCCTTGCCAAACGGCAGCGGCTTGA